In Nitrospirota bacterium, the DNA window ACCGGAAAACCGCTCCGCTTCAGGAGCGAGCTGCCCTGGAGCTTCGAAAAGGTCGTGAAGACGATGAAAAAGGCGCCCTTACCATAGGCGGCTGCCGCAGCAGCGGCAGTCCTGGCGGAAGAGGTCCGGTCCCAGGTACCTTTTGCACGAGGGGCAGCGCCAGTTAAGGCGGCTGAACCAGATAAAGAGGGCTACAAGGACGAGCTGCCCTGCCATGATCGCCCCTTTCGATATCCCCTCCCCGAAGAGGTCCGGCCGACGGTAGACGAGCACGAGGAAGACGAGACCGAGCAGCGTTACGGCAATGGCGAGGAACTGGCGGCTCTGCCGCCGTCTGAATTCCCGCCTGATCCCTTCTCTGTCGTTGCTCACCGTGCAGCGCTCCTCGACTCTCGGAATAGAGATTTATTATACCCCTCGGCCCTGCTCCTTTTCAAAAGCGGAGGGAAAATCAGGAGGCGTTCGGGAGCGCTTTTCTGGTACAATGTGAAGAGTACGATGCTCTACACGAAAAAGGGAGCGGGCCCGTTTGCTGCAGTATTGCAAGTCAATGGAAATCAAATACATTGAAGCGATCGATCTGCACGAAGATGATGCCTTCGACCATCAGGAGAAAGAGCACGATATCCTCTGCAGGACCTGCGGCCACCGTATCACGACGATAGATCACATCATCGCTGTCAATGGGCAGCACCGCCACACCTTCACCAATCCCGCCGGGCATACCTTCGACTTAGGCTGCTACAGTCATGCCGACGGCTGCTACATCTATGGGGTCCCTACGGTCGAGTACACCTGGTTCCAGGGTTTCGGCTGGTGCTACGCCTTCTGCGCCCACTGCGCCACCCATCTCGGCTGGCTCTACCAATCGGACCAAGAGAGCTTCT includes these proteins:
- a CDS encoding cereblon family protein — translated: MEIKYIEAIDLHEDDAFDHQEKEHDILCRTCGHRITTIDHIIAVNGQHRHTFTNPAGHTFDLGCYSHADGCYIYGVPTVEYTWFQGFGWCYAFCAHCATHLGWLYQSDQESFYGLIVKRLIENIRTH